The Haloimpatiens massiliensis genome includes a window with the following:
- the surE gene encoding 5'/3'-nucleotidase SurE, with product MNILITNDDGINARGIRALAEEISKNHEVLIVAPREQQSATSHSISINKPIKIKEEKLQGLTCKAYSVLGTPADCTQAGLSLLGKDIDLVISGINRGLNAGTDVLYSGTVSAAIEGAIYNVPSIAVSMGVDWEKDDEDYNKAVKWTSKILKMVEKEYLRGDVVININIPNIKEEDIKGIKVCRIGKSTYKAKYTLIEDSEDKIYKKNGTRNEIQEQDSDLYFLSQGYVTVTPLHFDFTNFNILEEVRDIIE from the coding sequence ATGAATATATTAATTACTAACGATGATGGAATAAATGCTAGAGGAATTAGAGCTTTAGCAGAGGAAATTTCTAAAAATCATGAAGTTTTAATAGTTGCCCCAAGAGAACAACAAAGTGCTACTAGTCACTCTATATCTATAAATAAGCCTATAAAAATAAAGGAAGAAAAACTACAAGGTTTAACCTGTAAGGCCTATAGTGTACTTGGAACTCCAGCAGATTGCACTCAAGCAGGTCTTTCATTACTTGGAAAAGATATAGATTTAGTTATCTCGGGTATTAATAGAGGGCTTAATGCTGGTACCGATGTATTGTATTCCGGTACAGTATCTGCTGCTATTGAAGGAGCTATTTATAATGTTCCATCCATTGCAGTTTCTATGGGAGTAGATTGGGAAAAAGATGATGAAGACTATAACAAGGCAGTAAAATGGACAAGTAAAATACTTAAAATGGTGGAAAAAGAGTATTTAAGAGGAGATGTGGTTATTAATATAAACATTCCTAATATAAAAGAAGAAGATATAAAAGGCATTAAGGTTTGTAGGATAGGAAAATCAACTTATAAGGCAAAATATACATTAATAGAAGATAGTGAAGACAAGATTTATAAAAAAAATGGAACGAGAAATGAAATACAAGAACAGGATTCTGATTTATATTTTCTTTCTCAGGGATATGTAACAGTAACTCCGCTGCATTTTGATTTCACTAATTTTAATATTTTAGAAGAAGTAAGAGATATAATTGAATAA
- a CDS encoding creatininase family protein, giving the protein MYIVDYTSDDFNEISSRVNTVIIPIGSVEAHGHHLPLGTDIFSPRLFCDNINKKIGDRIWIAPEIPYGQSYDLSIYPGTVTVPSEVMAEYLFHVSKSFYNNGLKNIIFLNGHGGNITSLSLTAEKLVDLGAVVMTINWWMDFSKDILTITEGQGHGGEDETSAILYYNESLVQMGKTTKNPNKQLYPVRFKDRGKTIFQDAITGDATLASKEKGEKIFSLLENKIIDRINLMEQGIYFE; this is encoded by the coding sequence ATGTATATTGTAGACTATACTTCTGATGATTTTAATGAAATTTCTAGCAGGGTAAATACTGTAATAATACCTATAGGTTCAGTAGAAGCTCATGGACATCATCTTCCACTGGGCACAGACATATTTTCACCTAGGTTGTTTTGTGATAATATAAATAAAAAAATTGGAGATAGGATTTGGATTGCACCAGAGATTCCATATGGTCAAAGTTATGATCTATCTATATATCCTGGTACAGTTACAGTACCTTCTGAAGTAATGGCAGAATATCTTTTTCATGTGAGTAAAAGCTTTTATAATAACGGACTTAAAAATATAATTTTTTTAAACGGACATGGAGGAAATATAACTTCTCTTAGTTTGACAGCTGAGAAACTAGTGGATTTAGGTGCTGTGGTTATGACTATAAATTGGTGGATGGATTTTTCTAAGGATATACTTACTATAACTGAGGGGCAAGGTCATGGGGGAGAAGATGAAACCTCTGCTATTTTGTATTACAATGAAAGTTTAGTGCAAATGGGGAAAACTACAAAAAATCCTAATAAACAATTATATCCCGTGAGATTTAAAGATAGAGGAAAAACTATTTTTCAAGATGCCATTACGGGAGATGCAACTTTAGCTTCTAAAGAGAAAGGTGAAAAGATATTTAGTTTATTGGAAAATAAGATAATAGACAGAATAAATCTTATGGAGCAAGGAATATATTTTGAATAG